Proteins encoded by one window of Rutidosis leptorrhynchoides isolate AG116_Rl617_1_P2 chromosome 7, CSIRO_AGI_Rlap_v1, whole genome shotgun sequence:
- the LOC139859057 gene encoding uncharacterized protein — protein sequence MNTEGGGDRLSNLSEDLIIKILSYNDTKNAIKTSILSSRWKNTWKLIPHLDLSTDDVTSLTSFQKFTRVLSNRNDEIDLASLKLSVRGGFRPAFLKTVVDHAFSNNSLKDLTLIGCARNYNQPKIKSSFDLPALTTLHLENVILDNGNRDEDGGLLSKCLNLKNLTLLNCNIDYHYPFISPSECFNLSNHINEIELSSVKLGVGRCRQAFLKTVVDYAFSNNVQKMTIIWLDDMHNEIPNFLFMSPSLKDLIFIGSVPYLSQPEIKSSFDLPALTTLYLENVGLSNINTKNGGLFFKCLNLKNLNLFKCSINDHNNFISHSEFSNLTPEKGLYSFANVVAPHLKNLNVVDCQGRLQIYAPELSSLMYEIPCYDTFFANGLSCLEKVDFYMCPFEEDGGAIIKILQQFRSVKYLTLGLEIVEVLELYVDILCDLPSPFANLTSLKIFPRRYWGEMKVKISRQVFYVYFTMLLPAFGKFIFTSF from the exons ATGAATACAGAAGGCGGTGGTGATAGACTAAGCAACTTGTCAGAGGATCTCATCATCAAAATTCTCTCTTATAACGACACCAAAAATGCTATAAAAACAAGTATTTTGTCATCTAGATGGAAGAATACTTGGAAGTTAATCCCACACCTCGATTTATCTACTGACGATGTTACTTCCTTAACTAGTTTTCAAAAGTTCACTCGTGTTCTCTCTAATCGCAACGATGAAATAGATTTGGCGTCTCTTAAACTTAGTGTTCGTGGAGGATTTAGACCAGCGTTTCTCAAAACTGTTGTTGACCATGCTTTTTCGAACAAT TCTCTCAAAGATCTCACTTTGATTGGATGTGCTAGAAATTATAATCAACCTAAAATCAAATCATCGTTTGACTTACCAGCGTTAACAACGTTGCATCTTGAAAATGTCATTCTTGATAACGGAAATCGTGACGAGGATGGTGGTCTTTTATCTAAATGCCTAAACTTGAAGAATCTTACCTTACTTAACTGCAACATAGACTATCATTATCCTTTCATTTCCCCTTCTGAATGTTTTAATCTCTCGAACCACATTAATGAAATAGAATTGTCGTCGGTTAAACTTGGTGTTGGAAGATGTAGACAAGCGTTTCTCAAAACTGTGGTCGACTATGCGTTTTCTAACAATGTCCAAAAAATGACTATTATATGGTTGGATGACATGCATAACGAAATACCTAATTTTCTTTTTATGTCCCCGTCTCTTAAAGATCTCATTTTTATTGGATCTGTTCCATATCTTAGTCAACCTGAAATCAAATCGTCTTTCGACCTACCAGCGTTAACAACATTGTATCTTGAAAATGTCGGACTTAGTAACATAAATACTAAAAATGGTGGTCTTTTTTTTAAGTGCCTAAACTTGAagaatcttaacttatttaagtgcTCCATAAACGATCATAATAATTTCATTTCCCATTCTGAATTTTCTAATCTCACGCCCGAGAAAGGATTGTATTCTTTTGCTAATGTGGTTGCACCTCACCTAAAGAATCTTAATGTTGTAGATTGCCAAGGTCGTCTTCAAATTTATGCACCCGAATTATCCTCGTTGATGTATGAAATTCCATGTTATGATACCTTTTTTGCAAATGGTTTGTCTTGTTTGGAGAAAGTGGATTTCTATATGTGTCCATTTGAGGAAGATGGTGGTGCAATTATTAAGATTCTTCAACAGTTCCGCAGTGTCAAATATCTTACGCTTGGATTAGAAATCGTAGAG GTTCTTGAGTTGTATGTGGACATACTCTGTGATCTACCTTCTCCATTTGCTAATTTAACGAGTCTCAAGATTTTTCCACGGAGGTATTGGGGTGAAATGAAAGTAAAGATTTCAAGACAAGTATTTTATGTGTACTTTACTATGCTACTTCCTGCttttggaaagtttattttcacaaGTTTTTAG
- the LOC139857996 gene encoding F-box/LRR-repeat protein At3g26922-like, whose translation MNTEDDRLSSLSDDLIIKILSYNKTKQAIKTSILSSRWKNIWKSIPHLDLSTDDVTSLTSTDDVTSLTTLDEFNRVLSSHNNEIELKSVKLSVRGEFRQEFVKTVIKYAFSHNVQKMTIICLDEKRNEIPLSLFISQSLKDLTLIGCARYWSQLYKNKSSWDLPALTTLHLENVVESHGNRDEYGGLFSKCPNLKNLTLSNCTINDYNLSSIRYSELSNLTVDKGLYSVANVVAPYLKNLTIVNCRCDLLIYAPELSSLMYKNLFYRHLFAHGLSSLEKVDFYLSYLDEADGPDTVNILQQFRNVKNLTLGLEIVELDSFVDVVSDLPSPFAKLTSVKIYPGNEKGEKNVKIPTQVENFLLDASPSATLSIYSREEVKALRDATSAQRIMAKLEGLLEWEKIDCEMNMNEQGETQINKGQHVKKKISQIRRCWTDLFGQINEDNVKIDDILSMLDQIEVLVQGLPTSKKDSIQAQFSSLRAEANSVMKLILDRMKIKCVGKVSAFMNLL comes from the exons ATGAATACAGAAGACGATAGACTAAGCAGCTTGTCAGATGATCTCATCATCAAAATTCTTTCTTATAACAAAACCAAACAAGCTATAAAAACTAGCATTTTGTCATCTAGATGGAAGAATATCTGGAAGTCAATCCCACATCTCGATTTATCTACTGACGATGTCACTTCATTAACATCTACTGACGATGTCACTTCATTAACCACATTAGATGAGTTCAATCGTGTTCTATCTTCCCACAATAATGAAATAGAATTGAAGTCGGTTAAACTTAGTGTACGTGGAGAATTTAGGCAGGAGTTTGTCAAAACGGTTATCAAATATGCGTTCTCGCACAATGTCCAAAAGATGACTATTATATGTTTGGACGAAAAGCGTAACGAAATACCTCTTTCTCTCTTTATTTCACAATCTCTCAAAGATCTCACTTTGATTGGATGTGCTAGATATTGGAGTCAACTctataagaacaaatcatcttgggACCTACCGGCTTTAACAACGTTGCATCTTGAGAATGTCGTGGAGAGTCACGGAAATCGTGACGAGTATGGTGGTCTTTTTTCTAAGTGCCCAAACTTGAAGAACCTGACCTTATCTAACTGCACCATAAATGATTATAATCTTAGTTCCATTCGCTATTCTGAACTTTCTAATCTCACGGTTGACAAAGGATTGTATTCAGTTGCTAATGTGGTTGCACCTTACCTCAAGAATCTCACTATTGTAAACTGCCGATGTGATCTCTTGATTTATGCCCCCGAATTGTCCTCATTGATGTATAAAAACCTATTTTATCGTCACTTATTCGCACATGGTTTGTCTTCTTTGGAGAAAGTGgatttttatcttagttatcttGATGAAGCAGATGGTCCTGATACTGTTAACATTCTTCAACAGTTCCGCAATGTCAAAAATCTAACGCTTGGACTGGAAATTGTGGAG CTTGATTCGTTTGTGGACGTAGTCTCAGATCTACCTTCTCCCTTTGCTAAGTTAACGAGCGTCAAGATTTATCCAGGGAATGAGAAAGGAGAAAAGAATGTAAAGATCCCTACACAAGTCGAAAACTTTCTGCTAGATGCTTCACCATCTGCCACTCTCTCGATATACTCACGCGAG GAGGTGAAAGCATTGCGGGATGCCACTTCAGCACAACGAATAATGGCCAAGTTGGAGGGGTTGCTGGAGTGGGAGAAGATTGATTGTGAGATGAATATGAATGAGCAAGGGGAAACACAGATTAATAAAGGGCAACATGTTAAAAAGAAAATTTCACAGATCAGGAGGTGTTGGACTGATCTGTTTGGGCAGATTAATGAAGACAATGTTAAGATTGATGACATTTTGTCAATGTTGGATCAGATTGAAGTGTTGGTGCAAGGACTTCCAACATCAAAGAAGGATAGTATTCAAGCACAATTTTCTAGTTTACGTGCAGAGGCGAACAGTGTTATGAAGTTAATATTGGATCGTATGAAGATTAAATGTGTTGGGAAGGTGTCTGCATTTATGAACTTGCTATAG